Proteins encoded within one genomic window of Cucumis sativus cultivar 9930 chromosome 3, Cucumber_9930_V3, whole genome shotgun sequence:
- the LOC116402635 gene encoding uncharacterized protein LOC116402635, translating to MVHTQFLCTIEILHTNNAMEYKDSHLLSFLAHQGTLIQRSCPHTSQQNGRAERKHCYILDSVRAQLLFVACLEKFWGEVAPPLFMSSTVFLLKSFTMFPHLNGYMVMVLNIKDFVVGIPSLNDYVDLVLSPFGNIAPRAWFATFSSTITQLGFTSSSHDSILFTRQTSRGIVLLLLYVDGMIITGDDPQVMSDLQCYLSKHFEIKDLGTLSYFLGLEISSSYDGYYISQGKYASNLLRRSGITDSTTSSTPLDPNV from the exons atggtTCACACACAGTTCCTTTGCACAATTGAAATCCTTCACACTAATAATGCGATGGAATACAAGGACTCTCACCTTCTTTCCTTCCTTGCCCATCAAGGCACTCTGATTCAACGCTCATGTCCCCACACCTCCCAACAAAATGGAAGAGCTGAACGCAAACATTGTTACATTCTAGACTCTGTTCGCGctcaacttttgtttgttgCCTGTCTTGAAAAATTTTGGGGAGAGGTTGCCCCACCTCTGTTTATGTCATCAACTGTCTTCCTTCTCAAGTCATTCACAATGTTTCCCCATTTGAACGGCTATATG GTTATGGTACTAAACATAAAGGATTTCGTTGTTGGGATCCCATCTCTCAACGATTACGTAGATCTCGTCCTGTCACCTTTTGGGAACATC GCTCCTCGAGCTTGGTTTGCAACATTCAGTTCCACTATTACTCAACTTGGGTTCACCTCCAGCTCTCATGATTCGATCTTATTCACTCGTCAGACATCTCGTGGTATTGTGCTCCttcttttatatgttgatGGTATGATTATTACAGGTGATGATCCTCAAGTCATGTCTGATTTGCAATGTTACCTGAGTAAGCACTTTGAGATTAAGGATTTAGGAACCCTCAGTTATTTTCTTGGCCTTGAGATCTCATCCTCATATGATGGCTACTACATATCTCAAGGTAAATATGCATCTAACCTCCTCAGACGATCTGGTATTACCGACTCTACCACATCCTCAACGCCTTTAGATCCAAATGTGTGA